The following coding sequences lie in one Rutidosis leptorrhynchoides isolate AG116_Rl617_1_P2 chromosome 4, CSIRO_AGI_Rlap_v1, whole genome shotgun sequence genomic window:
- the LOC139844849 gene encoding dnaJ protein homolog 2-like — MFGRVPKKSDSSKYYKVLGVAQNATPDELKKAYRKAAIINHPDKGGDPEKFKELSQAYEVLSDPEKREIYDEYGEDALKEGMGGGGSSSGNPFDVFEQFFGGGAFGGGFGGGGSSRTRKKQGEDVKQILKVSLEEVYNGTTKKLSLSRNILCKNCKGKGSKSGASSRCHGCQGSGMRVTTRQIAPGMIQQMQHVCPECRGSGESITEKDKCQQCKGKKVTQEKKVLEVHVEKGMQNGQKITFEGQADEAPDTVTGDIVFVLQLKDHPKFKRKQDDLYVEHNISLTEALCGFQFVLTHLDDRQLLIKTNPGEVIKPDQYKGINDEGMPHWQRPFMKGKLVIHFNVAFPEAGALTPEKCKVLETILPSGGGSMKSTEMALDDCEETILHDVNMEEETRRKEYQRQQEAYDEDEDDEPGVQRVGCNQQ, encoded by the exons ATGTTCGGCCGTGTTCCTAAAAAGAGTGATAGTTCAAAGTATTACAAAGTTCTCGGTGTTGCGCAAAATGCAACTCCGGATGAATTGAAAAAGGCGTACCGTAAGGCTGCCATAATAAACCATCCCGACAAGGGTGGAGACCCTGAGAAG TTCAAGGAATTATCTCAAGCTTATGAAGTTCTCAGTGATCCTGAAAAACGAGAAATATACGATGAATACGGCGAAGATGCATTGAAAGAGGGAATGGGAGGAGGCGGCAGCTCCTCCGGGAATCCGTTTGATGTCTTCGAGCAGTTTTTTGGTGGCGGTGCTTTCGGCGGAGGGTTTGGAG GCGGTGGTAGTTCAAGAACTAGGAAGAAGCAAGGTGAAGACGTAAAACAGATTTTAAAGGTTTCTTTAGAGGAAGTTTATAATGGCACTACAAAGAAACTCTCTCTATCAAGGAATATCTTGTGCAAAAACTGTAAAGG GAAAGGTTCGAAAAGTGGTGCATCATCACGATGTCATGGTTGCCAAGGATCCGGGATGAGGGTCACAACTCGTCAAATCGCCCCAGGAATGATCCAACAAATGCAGCATGTTTGTCCTGAATGTAGAGGCTCTG GCGAATCAATTACCGAGAAAGATAAATGCCAACAATGCAAAGGAAAGAAGGTTACACAGGAGAAGAAAGTTCTTGAAGTTCACGTTGAAAAGGGAATGCAAAATGGTCAAAAGATTACCTTCGAAGGTCAAGCTGATGAAGCT CCTGATACTGTTACGGGAGACATTGTTTTCGTACTGCAACTGAAAGATCACCCCAAGTTTAAGAGAAAACAAGACGATCTTTATGTGGAACACAACATCAGCTTAACTGAAGCTCTTTGCGGGTTCCAGTTTGTTCTTACTCATCTTGATGACCGACAACTCCTTATCAAAACAAACCCTGGAGAAGTTATCAAACCTG ATCAATACAAAGGAATCAATGATGAGGGAATGCCACATTGGCAAAGACCGTTCATGAAGGGGAAGCTAGTGATCCATTTCAATGTTGCATTTCCTGAAGCAGGGGCATTGACCCCTGAAAAGTGCAAGGTTTTAGAGACCATTTTACCCTCTGGTGGGGGAAGCATGAAGTCAACTGAAATGGCGTTGGATGATTGCGAAGAAACCATTTTACATGATGTAAACATGGAAGAAGAAACAAGGAGGAAGGAGTATCAGAGACAGCAAGAAGCTTATGATGAAGACGAAGATGATGAACCCGGTGTGCAACGTGTGGGTTGTAACCAACAGTAA